Below is a window of Salmo trutta chromosome 35, fSalTru1.1, whole genome shotgun sequence DNA.
CACTCGAACTTCCTTTTAAGGGATTGTAAGGGAAGCTTGCTGGAAATGGCAGAATGCAATTTAATAACCAGTGCGGAATAGATTTGAAAAAGTACTTGAGGTTTGGTTTCCCTGCCTCACAATGTCTCAAGCAGTTCTCCAACTGGTGGGACAAGGCCAGACTCGGCTGATTTCAGCCGGACCAACACCAGAAAGAGCCTGGCTGTATAAACAACACAACATCTAGGAAAAACCAACACTTTTTCTGTTGATCTGCAAACCTACTTAGTCTGTACGTTGGGTTATTGGAAATCTATTCATACCAGTACATGTACTGATTATTCTCATGTATCTTTTCAAACTGTATAATCTTTAACATTGGTTGCTCAATGAAAGGCAGCTATTGACTCAATCTTTCCATATTGTACGTTCAGTTAACTGTGCACCAGTTGTGAATGCTGCAGATGGAAACAGCTGGAGTACTGTTGCCTCTTAGGTAAAGAAATGGTTTAATCTGATTGGGTCAGTCTGTCTTGCAAGAAAGAGACATGAGTCATTACTGTAATATTCCTCACTGAGGATAGTGACTCACTGCGCCACCTTACCAGATAGTACCCATAGACAGGGCACTGGTTACTGTACTCTCTGGTTAACTGTTTGTTTGCTATTGTTTACCTCAAATGTATAATTCTTCTGCGTTGGTTGTATGTTGTTCACCTCTTGTTCATTTGTTCAGAATCATTCCTTTTAGATATGGTTATGATGTCAAAGGTTTCCCAATTAACATCATGCAGGTTGCCCTATTTAGTATTTTCTATATATGAAGAATGAATGTAGGTATTGAGTTAGTCTGTCAGTTATTGCTCTGACATGGTCTAGTGAAGGCCGTTAGACCAAAAGCTTGGCACACATCTCAAATTGAATACTGTCCCGTGTTTATCAAATCATTCTGTGATGACAAATTCATGGTATTGTTATTGTCTGGAGCCTAGTCCTTCTCTCTAACCCTATCCCAGTAGGGGGTGTAACCGGCCGGCAattctgtttgtttttgttgatttcattAAAGACCACTACTGAGCTGTGTTGTCTCCCACCTCAGCTCGGTTGCCATGGCGAGTGTAATGAGGGCATTCCTGGACTGCTTGCCTTGGCACTGGGTTGCTGGACAACTGCAATCCCATGAATGAGTGCTTTTCAGAGCCCTCAGCCGTTAGCCTGTACCCACCGGCCACAGGTATCTACGTGTTTTCTGAACAGTTCCAGGAATGCGAGTGGTGGTGATAAAAATCTAATTCAACTAATAAAGGCTTATTATATAACAGCAGCTGTTGATGGAGATGTAGAAATGGAATCCTCAGTTGGCTGGCTTCAGATTCTTCATCCTACTGCAGATGGTATTTATTCCCACCACAGGTATTTCACCAGCTGGCCTACCAAGGCCATACTTAAACGTATGCAACATCAGCTGTTTATGTTATCACATTGCATTGTAGACTAACTAATGCACTGTGGCGGGATCATAATCAACTGTAACACTAAGTACTAtaatgtatttgaaaaatattATGGCAGATTGCAGACAGGTctcttgttgttttggctcttAACTAAGCCAAGCACTGCTAATGTTCTTATTTACATGCTGTCGTGAGGTAGCGGCTGGCTAGCTGTTAAGCTTATTTTAAGGGCAAACATTCTTTCCCCTCCACACTTGAAAGTTCCAAAACCTCATTGCATAAAAGTAATCATGTTTCAAGTGGGTCTCTCTGCACCACACCCTGGCCTTTGATGACCTTAGTTCCGTTATGAAGTCTGCTGTGTAAAGACGGGCAGAGTGAAGATGGTGACAGATTAATGGACAAAGACCTCCTAATGACCGGAGTCCTGGTCAGGAGACAACAAACAGCAACCAGCATAAAGGGGATCTTCTGTAGAATGTTCCAAAAATTCCTCTGAAAGACAGGAAACATACAGCGGGAGGGGGGGCAGAGTGTGGGATGTCTAGGCCTATATTTGGAACTCTGCGATTTGCACATGAAACTGTTCAAATCATTCTCTCTTTGGATTCCAAAAAGTACAGAGGGTTCAATAAATCTTGGACTTCCAGGCCCTCCATATGGGATTCCGTTCAGGAAGAATGGTGGGTTTCACAGACATGGgtcagagagcgagggagagagagagagggagagcgatgcAGCAGCCCTGGGCTCCTCATTCACTGTCATGACCATGGTAGCCCCCAGTAAATCTCTGTGGATGAAATTACTTTCTGCTGTTTGTTGAAAGAAGTTCAGCACCGTGGCGCTTCCCTGGGTTGGCCTTTCTACTGTAAACAGCCAGTCAGTTTCCATAGCCAAGGCTATTTATAGACAACCTCATCTATCAAACTCATTTCTACTTTCCAGCCCCTCTATATTTCTTTCAGCTTTCAGCTGGATCCTTTATCCCCCAATTCTATTTATTTGTTTCATGCTTTCAAGGACAATTTGATTTAGCCATTCCTAGTCTGTGGGTTTGCTCCATGACACGAATTATGTAGTAAGGTCCAACAGTCGGCGAGAGTCTGGGCAATGAATTACCTCAGTCAGTCTTGGTATTTCAAAGAGCCAGAAACTGTAGCCTTCATAATGAGCTAATTTTTAGATCTCTGCCACATGTTCAGTTTAAACATTGGTGGAGGGACGGTCAGTTTGAAGTTTCAAAGCAAGGGAACGTTCCTGGAGTGCGCTGCCAACTGCCAATGATGGAATTTTAGTTGGAGATGGTGAGGTGGATATGGATATGAAGGGAAATCATATTTGTTCTTATTTGCTTTAGGGTTCAGTAAGTTTAGTGCATAGTTGTTCCCAGACACTTTTGGATGATCAGCCTTTCAACTGAAATAGCATGTCAAAACCTTGTTTATTTAATAACTGATTATTTTAATCTTTGATCCGATTTTTCAAAGAGTGAACAATAATGCTATGTAGGTCGGAAAATGCATAGTCTACTTATACCAGgaaattattattactattattattttaccTCTGAAAAATTAGGTTAAACTTTTTTGCTTCATAAATTGCATAATCATCAGTATCATCTTGTGTTCTATACTCAATCATATTTTTCACTAAGGTTAGCCCACTGTACACTTTAACTTGTAATATTTAACTCATGTTCATAACTTACTCATTATCCTTAATCAGTATTATAGTGCTGATGATCATCCCAACAGAGCTCTGTGTACAGAGGAAGCTGGGTGTTGGAATATTAGACATACAGGATATATCCTGTATATCCTGTTTCCATCTGTACATCTTGTGTTTATGTTGCTGTTGGTAAAGTGCAACAGCTTCTAGCTACCTGGCCACCTAGGAAACTCTATGAGCTGAGCAAGGTCCTACCTTGCCTAAATGGGGAAACTGTCAAATTCAACATTGCCTTTACTATTCCAAATTTAGAAGTAGCGgataatgaatgaatgaagacGCAATGAGAGGAAATGCTGAGTTAACCTGCGTGTTCAGAGGACAGAGGCACTGTACAGGGCGTACTGTGACAtcacctcacctcctctcctataACATGGCCAAGGGCTCCCCATGGAAAACTCTCCCAGTGAGGAAATTCTGTGGAGCGCCTTTGGGGAACTCCTTCGTCACAGGGCCCATTCTGGCCTCTTGTGAGGTCATCCTATTCCTTACTGGGAGATGAGCAGAGAGGACGAAGTTGTCTTGAGGCAAATCCCACGAGGAATGCACTGCAACAATCTCACAGGAATGCTATGCTGCTGTGGCTGAAAATACGCCCTCTCTGTAAAAACCGAAGGGAATCCATCATGGTGCACTCCGCCCTCCAGACAGAGCTAGGGAAACGTTGTCCAACTGGAGGCTCTCTCTCCATGCCACTACAGTAATACGTGGGTGTCAATTTGCTAATGTGTTTATGTCTTTATTGCAGTATTATTCCACACAAACATTTCAACAGAGGAAATAATTGGAATAATACTAGGGAAAGCACAGTGGGGCTATAGCGTGTGACAGTAATCCATGAGTCCCCCCCTTCTCTTGAAGACGTATTATGATTACACTAAGCTTGAACTAGGTTTGGTTTCCCGTCAGCAGAAACAGAAGCTCAGTTGTTATATTTTGTACCCTAAAGTAAGTGAAAGCAGATTAGGAGGAGTGTCTTATAAAACTAATCCAAAGAACATCTGGCTAAGGTTactgtattgatcacatttttgcTTTTGAGTTTAAACACAGATTCTTAGTCATTTATGAATAATTCCATTTCTGTACCTGTCTCTTCTACTGTATTGGTCCTATCTTTTTTTGTCCTAATCATCCATTCACTTAGGCACTTATCCATTTAGGCTAATATTTATATTAAAGGCCAAAGGAAATACTTCCAAGATGGTAAGAAGCTTTGACTAGTAGGCTGGCAACACGTCACCACATAAGCCTGGTTTTCTGACAAGTTTATGTTTATAATTCAATAAGATAATCTCTGAATACTGTGGAGAGCTGGCACGGCTTGTCAAAGACATTCCATTATTAGAAGGAAATAGTTATTTGTTTTTTCATATATCGTTGATAAGACAGTCCAGTCCTGTTAAGTTGACATTCTTCTTTTGAATTTCCTAAATAAATGGCATGGAGGCAATATAAATTGCTTCTATCCAATCCCATTTCAATCTTGCATGTTGTGTCTTTTCTGGAAGGACACACATATTGCTATAATAAACCTTCAGACCACGGAAAGTCTAATTCCATCCTAGATTAAGTTTCTGGTTTGGTAAAAATTCAATCATCATATCCAGGGACTTCGGAAATTATTctgactccttgactttttccacattttgttacgttacagccttatggattaaataaaaaaaatcctcagcaatcttcacacaatacgccataataaCTAAgccgaaaacagtttttttgacatttttgcaaatgtattaaataattaaaaacataaataccttatttacgtaagtattcagaccctttgctatgagactcgaaattaagctcaggtgcatcttgtttccattgatcatccttgagatgtttctacaacttgattgaagtccacctgtggtaaattcaattgagtgaacttgatttggaatggcacacacctgtctatataaggtcccacagttgacagtgcatgtcagagcataaaccaagctatgaggttgaagacattgtccatagagctccgagacaggattgtttcgaggcacagatctggggaagggtaccaaaacatttctgcagcattgaaggtccccaacaacacagtggcctccatcattcataaatggaataagtttggaaccaccaagactcttcctagagctggccgcctggccaaactgagcaatcgggggagaaggggcttagtcagggagctgaccaagaacccaatggtcactctgacagagctctagagttccactgtggagatgggagacccttccagaaggacaaccatctctgccagcactccaccaatcaggcctttatggtagagtggccagacggaagccactcctcagtaaatggcacatgatagcccgctttgagtttgccaaaaggaacctaaagactctcagactatgagaaagaaaattctctggtctgatgaaaccgagatttaactctttggcctgaatgccaagagtcatgtctggatgaaacctggcaccatccctacggtgaagcatggtggtggcagcatcatgctgtgggggtgtttttcagcggcagggactgggagactagtcaggattaaggCAAAGATGGAAGGAGCAAactacagagagatccatgatgaaaacctgctccagattcctcaggacctcagactggggcgaagcttcaccttccaacaggacgaccctaagcacacagccaagacaatgcaggagtggcttcgggacaagtctctgaatgtcttcgAGTGGTCcggccaaagcccggacttgaacctgatcgaacatctctggagagacctgaaaatagctgtgcagcaacgctccccatccaatctgacagagctggagtggatctgcagagaagaatgggagaaactccccaaatacaggtgtgccaagcttgtagcgccatacccaagaagacttactgctgtaatcgctgacaaaggtgattcaacaaagtactgagtaaatggtctgagtACTCATGTAAATTTCAGTTTTTTGCAagaatttctaaaaaacagtttttgctttgtcattatggggtattgtgtgtagattgatgaggaggtaaaaaaaaatcagacatttttgaataaggctataacataacaaaacgtggaaaaagtcaaggggtatgaatactttcagaaggcattGTGGATGGAATACCTCAGAGAGAACACTTTGAACACAGTTACGTAAACTTCAAACAGAAAAGGCCTATGTCCCAAATgatgccctattccctatatagtgcactactactgacCAGGACCAGCAgcgatctggtcaaaagtagtgccatttgggacgcacattgGTAGTGGACATGGAGATAATTGGAATCACACTGCGCAGACAATTACTCCTTGGCAGAAAGTTTATATCTGTTTGTATTTTTTGCTAATGGGAACAACATAACCACAACACCCTCCTCCGTACAGGTCATGGGACAGTTAGTAACATGGTTAGGTCTGTCACATCCCACAGTACATATCTGCTGGCTACTTTATTTACACAGAATGTGGAATCCTTTCCATTACGTCACCAGCTCTTGACACAGACCCTAGCTAACTGCTGCCTGTCACTCCAACATTAGCACCCTGTCACTTATTCCAAATTGGACTCACGGTCAGTGGAATCTCTAAGTCCTCAAGGGGGTACAGACACTAAAGGGGAAAATAGCTGTGCTATTGTCTGCACCCAATGTGGAATGTTGAATTTGGAATACTCTAAGCTAGAGTTTCAGACCCCTTTTAGCCACCATGGAAAACCAGAGAGAATTACATTAAAGGTTAACAGACCTGAAAGTATTTACCTATGTGCCATTGAGTGAGGAATGTCGTAGGGAAAAAGCGCTGGCtgaggggggaaggggagagagcgggggaaacagagagagagaggtgggggggagaaagggacagagagagagagagaggtgtggggggggacagagagagagagagcactaatGGAGCGCTCCAGGACAAcagcctaagacagggaatctgaTGCTAATACACTGCGAAGTTTTACCTCACACAGAGTGGTTTATTGAACACTGCCCTGCGGAGGGGAGTTCAGTTCATCCAGACACCCAATACTGCAATGGAAAGCCACACCACACTGTTATTGGTTCAGGAAATCGAGCACAAAGTCAAATACGCGATAAACTGCTACAATTTTGAAACGACAGGGTTAAGGAACTGGCAGCCTCTGCTTGGCCACGAATTAATCTGTGTTGACAGACAGGGAACATTACCATGCCACACACTGTCCAGAGAGAACTTTTTCAGACAGTACAGCCCCTGAGGAGCTCCTACAGTACTGTGTGCTCAGAGCACGTTGGGAAAAAAGGGAAAGACAAGCTGCTAGTGAAGATTCCCATATAAGGCCACGCTTCCTCCCAGTCGGTGTGTGCATGTAGTAATAGTATGTCGGCTGGCGCAGCCGCGCATTCTTCCAGCTCCAAGTTCTCTCTGGGAGTTTTTCATTTCCGATTCGGTGGCTGGTGAGGAGCAGGGCTGCCTTTCATAAGACTGAGGTGGAGAGTCTGGGGCTTGTGTGATCCTTTTATCAAAAATATACAAACCCCAGAGTCTAGCCGCTTTCCTGCAATCCTCAAGTCTGCTCAGTGTCTAGAGCCTGATGGAGCAAAATAAGCTTTCTTATTAAGGTGAAAGCACATGGCTATAAAAAAGTATATGATTGAAACCAAAGACTAGGACTTCTGAGAAAGAGTCTGTAAACTAGACGGTTTATACAAACCCCCATTTAAGGACTTGGTTGATTAAATGCCAATACCCCTGACTTATTACACTTGTGAAGGATATTGCATAATCTAataaaatatacactgagtatacaaaacaaaacattaaggacacctgttctttccatgacatagtgaatccaggtgaatccaggtgaaagctatgatcccttattgatgtcacttgttaaatccacttcaatcagtgtagatgaagggggtgagacaggttaaagaagggtttttaagccttgagacaattgagacatggattgtgtacgtgtgccattcagagggtgaatgggcaagacaaaatatttaagtgcctttgaatggggtattatagtaggtgccaggcgcaccggttggtgtcaagaactgcaacgctgatgggtttttcacactcaacagcttcctgtgtgtatcaagaatggcccaccacccaaaggacatccagacaacttgacacaaccgtgggaagcattggagtcaacatgggccagcatccctgtggaacgctttcgacactttgtatagtccatgccccgatgaattgaggctgttctgagggataATGGGGAGGGGGGGAGTGAAACGCAATATTAAGAAGGCGTTagtaatgtttggtatactcagtgtatatataaaggttaaataaaaaatgtcataaATCTGTTGTTTTCTTTCAAACAAAAAACACCCCTGAAGATGTACAGGGGTTTTATAATGGTACCGTTTTGTAACAGTGACTAAATCCAGCCATGAACTACACTACAGCCcattgtttcacaataaaatacACCTGTAAGAATAGGTATTGAAAGTATTTGTAGTCACTAGTGAAGAATCCATGTGTGATGAGCTAGGAGAACAGCAAGGCAGCTAGGCAGCTATtcccaataacaggggaggtttaCAGTCTCTCTGTGGGATAGAGCACAACCGCCGATTACACATAAAAAGGAAAGTTTAGGGATAGTGCCAAGACTGCACTTTTATTTTGATATGTGACAGCACTTTGATTTCAGACCGGAGGAATGCTGGATGGGGGGGGGTCtagagagagggggcaggaaACTAGgaaagaatgccaagaatgtCCATGTTTGTCCAGGACTCCATTCAGCCATTGGCACGTCACGGCAGCCCTGGGTGTATAAATGCAGGGAGAGCTCCTAGCTTCAGACACAGAACTCCTCCTCCAAGAGAGAGCAACAAGAGCAGCAACAGATATACTACTCAAGCTAAACTCTAGCTTTGACCAAGAGAACTATGAGAACTCAACAGAGAAAATAACCAGAACAAGACATTTCTAACAAGATCTATTCTATCCGACAACAAACTCCCTGACTACTCGCAAGAGACTAAGGAAGACTTTTGCAGAACCTGAAGACTTATTTTTGTCTAAGATACTCAGAGAAAAACAAAGAAAAGCAAAATGTCTGCTGGAATGAACATGAGACTGATTTCCTTCTTCTGCCTCACTCTCTCTTACCTGGTAAGACCCTTTTACTGAGACTCAAATTATATGGGAACTGTATTGCTGTGTCAATGCACCATGTACCAGACAGACCGCAATGAGGTATCAGCATGTCTAGTTCATTACTACAGCAGttgaaatgtaaatatatatattgttaacaCAGTTATATAAGGCTTTATATGCTGTAGCTCTTGGGGTTGATGTACTGTAATGTTAGTAGTTGTGACATTGTGATCAGGGTCTAACAGAGCTCCTATCTCTTTGCCCCTCAGGCTGTGGCTCAGGAGTGCAGTGGGCAGTGTAGTTGCCCCGATGTGCCCCCCCAGTGCCCTCCTGGTGTGAGCCTGGTACCCGATGCCTGCAGCTGCTGCAGGGTGTGTGCCAAACAGATGGGCGAGTTCTGCACAGAGAGGGACGTGTGCGACCCCCACAAAGGACTCTTCTGTGAATTTGGCTCCCCCATCAACCGCCGCATAGGAGTCTGTACAGGTGAGTCCCTCTCAACAGGCTTCTTTGTAGTTATAGTACATTGACTCATAGATTTTTTCTTCCCTCTGCTAATGTTTGTGTGACTGGAGATGTGACGTTCTCTTCTCATCCTCCGCCTCCCACAGCTAAGGGTGGCGCCACCTGTGTGATCGGAGGGATGGTGTACAGGAGTGGAGAGTCCTTTCAGAGCAGCTGTAAATACCAGTGCACGTGCCTGGATGGTGCCGTGGGCTGTGTGCCCCTGTGCAGCATGGACATCCGCCTACCCAGCCCTGACTGCCCCATGCCCCGCCGCGTCAAAGTGCCCGGGAAGTGCTGTGAGGAGTGGGTGTGTGATGCCCCCCAACACACAAACAGCTTTGTGGGCTCTGTTCTCGCTGGTGAGTCTCAGTCTTAGACACTTGGACATACAGTTACATTGTAGTGATGTAATCTGGTCAGCTTTTGAGTGTGGGGATAAAGATTCTAACGTCACTTCCCCTTCTCGGCCTGCAGCttacagagaggaggagacctACGGGCCTGACCCCTCCATGATGAGGGAGAACTGCCTGGTCCAGACCACTGAGTGGAGCGCCTGCTCTAAGACCTGCGGCCTGGGCATCTCTACCAGAGTCACCAATGACAACCGCGAGTGCCGCCTGGAGAAACAGTCCCGTCTGTGTATGGTCAGGCCCTGCGAGTCCCACATGGAGCAAAGCATTAGGGTAAAGACATCCTTCAACCACTACCCAAACCAGCCTACCCATTCACTACAATATAAATACTTCCTCAAATCAAGAATGAAGGAATGTTCACTAATGTTTGTGTTTTGATTTGCTTTGCTCTTACAGAAGGGAAAGAAATGCATCCGCACACCAAGAGTGTCCAAGCCCATGAAGTTTGAGATCTCTGGCTGCACCACCACCAAGTCCTACCGCCCCAAGTTCTGCGGAGTGTGCACCGATGGTCGTTGCTGCACCCCCCACAGAACCACCACCCTGCCCATGGAGTTCAAGTGCCCTGACGGCCAGGTCATGAAGAAGCAGATGATGTTCATCAAGACCTGTGCGTGCCACTACAACTGCCCCGGCGAGAACGACATCTTCGAGTCCATGTACTACAAGAAGATGCTGGGAGACATGGCGTAAATAATTACATCACTAAAGAGCAAAAACAACCAATGACTCTTAACTTGAATCCAACAGATATCCATCTCATCTCGCAGCACaatatttgtttttcttttgGTTTGTTATTTTCTAATTTTACAATTTTGTATTTTGTACAAGGACAGAAACCTATATGCGTATATTGTATGAAACCTGTATGAGTATATTGATGGATGTTTAGGGCCACTTTCCATAAAGACATGGGGGCTGCTCTGCGGCCCCAAGAAAAATACTGCACTATAGTTCGACTATGTGACAACCTATGTTGTTGTCACAAATTGGCTGATGCCATGTTCCCCTCTCCCTAAACTGAGGTGGGGATCCAACTAACTGGGCCGTTTCCAACCTCGGAGCACTTGCAGTAACGAAGGGTGAAAACTTTTAACCCCAGTAGAGACACTTAAATCCTTTACCCACCAGAGTGCTACAGCACCAGAGTGCTAGTTGAATGTGCCCTTGTGTATAGTTCACTGTTTGCAGAGCCTAACTGTTGCAGTGTTAATGACAGGTCATGGTTTATCCCATGCTGAAAAACAGCCGTCCTCCCAGACAAGGAGCGTAGTGTGCATGCTTTGAGGGTTTGCCACAGCACTGAGAAAAGAGGTGTTTGACTTTGACTGACTGATTCAGGTTGCTAGGAAGGAATCTGTATTTTGTCAAAAAAAGACTGGAGGATTTGTAGCTTCATTCCTTTTTTAGATATTATTGATGCTGTAAATGTTGTACATATTGTTGTACAGTCTTTGAAGTTAATTTAAAGTTAAAAaacttgtgttttttgttttttctctTGCTTCAATATGTTTATTGATAGCTTATTTTCTGGGTTTGACTGTTCCTGTGACAGTTTTGGTACTATTTTATTGAGAAGTGTGACAAAGAAgttacatgttttcacttttgtaGTTTGgaataaaatattatattttttatataaaacATGAtgccttccttcctttctttGCTCCACTCTTTCAGTGTGTTGTTCCAGCTGAGC
It encodes the following:
- the LOC115174880 gene encoding CCN family member 2-like, encoding MSAGMNMRLISFFCLTLSYLAVAQECSGQCSCPDVPPQCPPGVSLVPDACSCCRVCAKQMGEFCTERDVCDPHKGLFCEFGSPINRRIGVCTAKGGATCVIGGMVYRSGESFQSSCKYQCTCLDGAVGCVPLCSMDIRLPSPDCPMPRRVKVPGKCCEEWVCDAPQHTNSFVGSVLAAYREEETYGPDPSMMRENCLVQTTEWSACSKTCGLGISTRVTNDNRECRLEKQSRLCMVRPCESHMEQSIRKGKKCIRTPRVSKPMKFEISGCTTTKSYRPKFCGVCTDGRCCTPHRTTTLPMEFKCPDGQVMKKQMMFIKTCACHYNCPGENDIFESMYYKKMLGDMA